In Drosophila miranda strain MSH22 chromosome XR, D.miranda_PacBio2.1, whole genome shotgun sequence, the genomic window CAACATCCAACGAACGACTCTTTCGTGCTTCACATTCCTGTCTCGAATGTGTTTGTAATTTCCCTAGAGTGTGTTTGACTTTGACGACTTAAGTTGTAAAACTTTAACATTATCATTTTCACTACGAGACGGTACGATGGGGCGATGGAGCGACGACGagcaggcggccatcctgCTGGAGATCCTGGCAGCATGTGTGTGCTTCAGATGTTTGTCCTCTGGCCAGACAGACATTTTGATGATGTTGACCTTCGCTACTTTTACTTTCATCCTCCGCAGAGCCAGCCGCCGCCCAAGGAGCTCTCTTCGGCTGCTTCTTTTAAACTTTCCTGCGACCCCAGGACACTGTTGACATATCGCATTACAAGCGAGGAGCATgctcgagagagagagaaagttcAGGGAGCCAGGCCAGGACAGGCCAGGCCAGGTCGGGCCTcctctggtctctggtcttGGCCTTGGCTCGTATTACCAAATCCCAAACCGATATTTTGGTGGATTCCTTCTCGTATGTGTCAATTAGTTCAATCAGAAGGCGAACACACATCAACCGCATGTGCCACCCCCTGGCGTAGCAACCCCCAGTCCTCGCACCCACCCCTGAGCTCTCATTTTAAAGGTTTTCCCGGCTCGCGTCCGCTGTTTTCCACCAACGAATggaacaaaaaaatatacaatcaGCAAAGGAAACAAGGTAAACCAAAGCAAACCAGCCACCCTCCGCCCCAcagttttttaaaaaattatatCAATTAGTTTGATGtattgtgcgtgtgtgtgggtcGTGGGTCGTGAGTCAGGGTCCCAGGGCCCAGGTCCCTGCAAAATGACGCCTGGGTGAAAAATTTGGGCAACAGCTTAGGTAAATACCCGTAGATGAACTCGTCTCGGGTTTCGTGTTCTGTATGTACATTTCGAAATGGAAAAGTTGAAGGATATTGATTCGCACTGGATGGCAGGGGCGTTCAAAAGGCTGCCGCTGGCGGCCAACCACTTGGCTGGCTCTTAGACAGTGTTGCAGTTAACCCTCAACAGATTGATCATCTAAAACGCACATAAAAACCCATCACAAAGGATCCGTATATAGATAGCACACTTCCAATCTTCTCCCTGTTTCGTGTCAAAAACAACCTAAAGGATCAACAAAAAAGTGGGACAAATACCCAAAAATGTATGGAGTGTCCGCTTAAAGGTGTATTTGAAAGAAAGAGAACGATATGATATCTTGGTAGAGCCCTATCTATCCCCTATCTGTAGAAGCTCGCAAAcatttctttgtttttaattgatttATTCATTAATTTATAATTATCTTCGAACCAGCGATAGAAAGGAAAAGTATACAGTTTTACAGATCTAGATAAATACCATATTTATATACCCTAAATGGTTCAGGTTCCACCTACAGAAAGGTAAgcgaatatatatatatattatacgcAATGCCTGTATTTTCATCGAACAAATGAACCTTCGAATGTGTCTTTTTCCTTCACGATCTGCTGTTCTTTCTTCAGACATCCCGACTTTGCCCCAATCACCTCTCCCACGAACATTTCTTGGGCTTTGTTTGGAATTCTCATTTGAATCTTATCTCACATTCAATCCAGTCCCGAGCAAAACTGTTTTCATCGTCAGAGCGAACCAGTTTTTTTTCTCACACATTGAATCAATTTTCCCCGTTTTGCTCCGCTTTCCATAAATGTTAACCTGATATTTAGCTCTTACGGCTTATCGCAAACGATTTCCGCGTGCGCCGTAAATTATAATCAAATTGGGAGAGAGTCAAGCTGATTTATGCATTTCCTATAAGTATGGCCAGCCAGCCAGGCAGCCCGTGCAGATCCCTCACTTGTGCTCAACACGGGCATAACAACCCCCAGCCCCCGCCCGAAAAGCCAAAAGGTAAACACGTCAGGAGCGGCGCTCGGCCCGGCTCACCCTTTGACACGCGTCCCAGGTCcaggtccgggtccgggtccgggtctggGTCcgggtcctggtcctggcACTCACAAAGACATAATCAGCTCGATTTCGTAAATCTCGACAAGCTGCTTATCTGATGAAATGTGAGCGGAGTTGCAAGGATCTCCGTCCATGATTAACATCTTTCGCTCATGTTCACAGAGCAGACTTCCGGCCTGGGCAGGGGCTGGGCCGTTGCATGGGCCTGTCCTGTCAGGATGACAGCGAGGGCGTCAGAAGGAAACGTGCTGAACCACTCTAAGTACAGTAAGGCCCGACGCGTGCTCCTGTCACACTCGCAGAGGCAGTTGGGGCAGAGAGACAGGGATCTCCGCACTGATTGGCATCGGAAATTGAAGTGTTTTTATTAATTCCAAAGTCGACTTTTTGCACTGTCTTCGATGGTATTGCGAATGTTTCATTTCTGGTCAAGTTCGATCCGGCCCGTGGCCCCGGCGGGGGTGGAGGGTATTTCCGCTGCTTTGTTTCGTTTCTGTGGCCATAATTGAAATTCATCGCTGGCAGATTTCGTTGCCAAATTGATTGACAGCCGAGCGCGTGGAGAGATTGACGCTTATTGAATTGACTCATCCACTGatcatccatccatccacccATCCGCCCATCCAGAGGGTGGCAGCACTCAAAATCTGACGCAGCAACTGTTGCACCAACTCGTGTGGAAGAAGCGGAAGGAAAGAGCGTTTTGGCAGTGGGAGAAACGACGAGTATAACTCGCTTTTGACTCTGTTGTCACTCCAAAATACCTCACACTCTATCCAAATTCTCAGCTCTCAGACACTCTCGAACTACATAAATTCATAGGAAATGCCTCCCAGCCTCAAGCACCGCGATGTGGCCCAGTTTCTGAGCAAGATTCGTGACTTTCTCCTGGGCCGCAGACACAAGACGGCCCACCGCTTCGCGGACACGATATCGCCGCGCACTCAGCCCCAGCCGGACATTCCGTCCGGCCCGTTTCGACGTCTGTTCGGCAACTATTACTACACGAGGGATGCACGGAGCGCCGTGAAGCCGACCATCGATGTTGTCCAGCAGCGAAGGGACATGCTGGCAGCCAAGGTAAAGGCCAAGGCTGCGGCCAAAGCGGCGGCCGAGGCACCCAAGGCAGCGCCAGCACAGCCGGGAGGTAAGCCTCCgccacccacacccacacccccaCCACCGAAGCCCCCAAGCCCACCAAAGGCAGGTGGCGATTCCGATTCCGGGTTCAAGACCCCTCCCACACCCGGAAAGAAGCATGCCTGGGACAGATCGGCAAACTATAGAAATTCCTGCTGAAATCTAATTGAGTCCCCGCCCCCACTCGGACTCAATTACGGAATCTTAGGCGCTGGGGGAGACGGAATCGACGGAATCGACCTGACAATCGGCTCACAATGCGGCGGGTcataaaaaatgtaaatctAATTAAATGTCCGCTCTGGAAAATCATTTATTGCACCTGcatgaaaatttaattaagcGCACACACAATTATCGGACGAAGAGGCGGACAGGCGGACAGGCGGACAGGCGGAGGGACAGTGAGGGCCAAAAGGgtacggacggacggacggacgtaaAGCCATAACAATAAATATGCGAACTTAATAACATTTAATGCCATCAAAATGTATATTTACAATTTAAAGCGAGGCAATTTGCTGGACGTTGAGTGGATTATGGGAAATTGTTAATGATGATTTCAGGTCGATTGTTAATTGTCGTCTGTCGTCTGTCGACTGTCGTCTGGGAGGCTGCGAAATTTATGCTGATGACTTTCGCCCATCGATTTATTGATTGAAGTTTTGATCCCTTCTCTCAGTCGAGGCCATGCCGCCATCATTCAaacagaaaagaaaacatAATCAGATTTTGGGTGTtatgcaaaaaaaagaaggaaaaagaaaaagaaatatcCCTCGCTCAATTTACGAGTATTGAAATTACCCTTATACTCGAGAAGAGCCCAGAGAGACCCAGATCGAAACGGAGGGTTGACTTGGCCCGTTccctcctgcccctgccccctgccccctgcccccagCCCCGTTTCCCGCAGCTGGAGTGTCAGATTGAAAAAGGGTGTCAATTGCCTGGAAACTCATTGGCAatgggggtggggagggggatggggggggggCTGTCAAGTCAACATGTTGCCGGGCTCTTCATCCGCcagcagccaggcagccagcAGTTGGCGAAATATGAGACTGTAGCACACTTTTCTGCGTCTCTTATCCGCATTTCATATTTCAAGTATAcacgcgtgtgtgtgtgtgtgtgtgtgtggcaggatGTGCGTGGGTGCTTGAGCTGATTTGTGTTATTACCTCATATGAATAGTATGAATACTCTGGCCAATTTATGTATGGCACTCCGTTCTGGTCAAGATTGGCAATCAGAAATGCTAATTCCTTGGCTACAATTACGCCCAAGTGGCCAGGGGGACAGGCCGGGGGGAACCactttaaaaaataaatattcaaaaacacacaaaactGATGCCCGCAAAGCAAACACTTTCGCAGCACCCTTTCAACCCACCCCTCGCCCGGTGCCCTAGTAGTCGCCGAAAAATTGCTTGGAATATGGCGACAGCTGTGCCGCGGAGTCGCAGAGTCGCGGAGTCGTCGAATGTCAACGCTCTCCTCTCTCCGCAAAATGTTTCCCAATCAGAGACGCGTAATTAAAATATGTACAAACAGACCGGAGCCCCGCGACGGGGAAAAACTCTCATGTAAGAAAACAGAGAGGGGAACAGGGCAAGAGCGGAGCAGCCCGAGCTCTGTTTGCTTTGCGTGTTTTCCTATAAAACCAaaagcaaaaccaaaaccaaaaccaaagcaacaaacaacaacatcagcgggAATCGCGTTCGGGCAATAATAACAAGAAAAACATTTGCATAAAGCAACAAACAGGGAAGGGGCCCCAAGCCCAAGCCGAAGCCGGGAAGGGGGAAGGGGGACCGAGACCGACCACCGAGAGCTTCAAGCGGAAGTTAATGAGCGCTGGATGGGGCGTCTGGAGATGAGTGCGTGACACTACCCCAGGGATACCAAAGCCGCGACTTTCTATCGGCCAGCTATCGGCCAAGATCTGTCTCTTAAGGGTTGGCAAACCCCTCGTGTGAGTCCCAAGCGTGTCACGCGTTCATCTCCGCTTCGTTCGCTTTTGGTGGGGGGGGAGTAGGAAAATCTAAAAATTCAAATGCTCCATGGAAAAATCACTTCATTAATGCGTCATTTGTAAGGGAAGCCGAGCCTGACCAGGACTTTGGCCATATGCAACATTGGCCCGGAGGCAACACGGAAGTTGTCTCCACGCTGGGCCCGAAACTTTGCGCCAAACTTGCCACCAACGAGTGTCGGAATGGGGTCGGGTGTGGGGACGGGGAGCGTGTGACAGTCGTGTAAAAGTTGATTATTTTTCAGCAGTAGAGATTGGAacgggggggggggtgtgggGCCACCTTGCCGCTGGTACAGTGAATAATGACTTTTGCCACCGTTCGTCGGGCTACGGActggggactacggaccaCGGACTGCCGACTAAGGACTGTGTGAGTGAGCTGCCTCCGGGCCAAGTTTACGTGCTTTTTTATCTGTCGCCCTCTCGGAATTCGGGGGAAGGTCCTTAGCTTTTGGTTTCCTTTCCACTCTCTaccctctctccctccctctctctctgctgtCGCAAAGTTATGCAGGCTCATTAAGTTGTTGTACAGTTTAGAGAGAGAAAATTGTCAGCTTGCTTAATTTGGCCAAGTCCGGGGTGCGTGCCACGGGGCGCAGAGTGCGGGGGCAACGGAACTCGAGTATAAACAAAAGACTTCCTTGCCACGGCCCCGGCTTTTGTCCTCCTCCTGGCTGGCAAGTAGCTCATGGCGAGTGTTTAATGAAATGAATTTTAAGAGagaatttattattattttgccctaaaatgaaatgaaaagtgTTCCCCAGTCCTTCGAATATAATTAAGCGGGACACTGCCAGAGATCCCTCAAAGGAGGAAAGTGCCAATTATGCTTATCAGCGAAGGAATATTGCCGGCACGAGGCCCAGTTCTGATGATCCATGGCATAGAAATGGCACCAAACCAAATGGGTTACCGGAATATTTATACTGCGACTTGAACAGATACGATCCGAAATAAATGTTCTAAAAATAAGTTATACAAGCTACtatttaatataaataataatgaaTAATTCTTTAAGCAGGAGACTCCTTCTGGACCCTTCCAGAGTACAGTCTATCACGACCAGTACTTAATATTCAGAGTCCATCGGTGGAGTGACTTCCAAACTAATCCACCCTCTGATTTCTGTCAAATATCATCTTTCATTGGGAGAACTTCTGCTCCGAAACGGTGCACCGTTGACCACATCAACTTTTCCGCTCTGACATAATTTCACCTTCAATTAAACTTGAGGTAATTGACAGGGAAGGAAATCCCCATTCGGGTAACCACAGGGTGAGGGCGGAAGGTGGGGAAGTCCCAGCCCCCCCTTCCCGACTAGTCTCTGAAGAGATAAATGGCGATGCCTTAAACTGATTGTGTGGATTAAATTGCCATATTGGCGAAATTGGCAGAGACACGGCGTCACTCCATTCTGTACTCCCCCTGTAGAAGTACAGTGCGACTCCGCTCCACTCCCTCTCCGGCTCTCCagggctctctctctcctccgGCAAGTATCGAAAACTTATTTTTGATAAGCGCAATTATAATTGGATTTGGAGGAAGTTGCCATCGCATGTTGCGGGCAGGTAGCACCACAAGAAGTCCTTCCTTCGATCCTTCGGAGTTGAAGATTGAGTCAGGGAATGATTAATCTACCTCGGGAGTATTTAAAAGCCAGTACTTCTCCCAGACGGAGAAGGAGACGGGGACGGAGACAGAGAAGCAAGCCAAAAGGAAAATTGGAAAATGCGTTGTTTGGGTGCGATAAAGACGTGTTGTTTGGCGTTGGGTGCTGGCTTGGTTGGTTGGGTCTCCCACCGTGTTTTCTTTTTGTAAATGTTTGCTGTCAAGATAAGGACAACACAGCGTGTGGttgctcctcctcatccttGGATAAGGGTTCTTCTCAGAGGCGGAAAAGGAGTTTGTCAGGAGTGGAGTTTTGCGTTGCTAAGCCcgtggacgtggacgtggacgGAGACGTGGACGTGGACGGAGACGGGGACTTAACAGGAGACAAATGAAGTTGTTAGCGGGTGGCGGCCCCAGAGAGAGCTAGAGACAGATGCAGTTGCCTGGCTGTTGGCTTTGATGTGTTCTCACTGCTCCAGATGACTGGTCATTCGGTCattaattgagtttaattaTTGGGGCGTTAATTGGGGTGGCCCCCCACCCAATTCAAGGGCGGGCTGGGCTAAAGCCATCGTTAAAGCCAGATTAATCGATGCCCAAGCAGGTCCTGGAACTTATAGCCAAGCTTTGATTAGTTGCAGAACTGTCAAAGATTCCAGGGGATAACCCAACCGCCCACCCGCAATGTCAATAGCTCATTAAAACTCTCCGCATAACTCAAGACGGGCCAGGGGGCATCTGGACCACACAACCCAAAATGATAGACATTTATTTGTGCCCATAATTAAACGCAGACAATGCCAGGCGGCATTGTGCGGCGGCCACGCCTCCCTTGTCAAATATTTCAGCCCTGTGTTGGCAACAATTTACAAAATGCAAATGGCAACGCTTACGCCCCAGcccaccacccaccccccccccttccTGCCTCTAATGAGGCTGCTGCCAAGTCAAGGCATAAACTTGTGAAATTTCTGAAATTTGTGAAATTTTGGGTGCTTCTGCCTACGCCTGGGGCGCTTCTGTCCGTCAGAAATCCCTGCCACATGTGACTTCCTCCAGCGCCTCATTGTTGATTTttctaaatggaaaaccaacaATTGACTTGGAAAATCCAGCAAGTTTTCCTTCGAATGTTACTCGTTTGATGGCAATTAAAAATTTCTAAAAGATTCTCCACCTCTCGACAGTCTGGCAGTAGCCCCGGCACCACCCCCTGGGGCTGACCGtgagagagagcaagagagagagagaccctTTTCAAGAGGACATCTCTTGCCCTTAGCGCCTTTTGTTGTATGCAAATTAATGACGGCAATGATTATGCCCAGCAATCGTAGAATATCGGGGGAGTATTGGGTTCCAAAACGGTTTgtacagagagagaaagagagagagttaTGGAAGAGCGGTGCGGCATGGAAAAAGCTagaaaatattattaaattCTCAttaaaaaaagaaaggaaagagGATCTTTCAAACTCTCCTGAAAAAAAGGCCAGAAAAAGTTGAAAGAGATGTGCGGTCTGCCCATGCCGTTCCACCAAAATATCCAACAAATCAATCTATACCTTTGGCCAACAGTGATACCaaaaagacagagagagatgCTACCCATTAAAAGAAATCCTTTGGAACCTGGAGCTCTACAGCCACATTTTAAACCTGCCTTTAAGGCTAGACCCCATCCAAGTGAGGGATATCTTTGGGGTCGACAGGCCTTTGTTTCGTGCACTGCGGAGGGTGTTTCATTTGTGTTGTTTCTAAGTTTTAATTGTGTCTGTCCGATGGCAGGGGGCTGGAAATATTGCGGTTGTTGGGGACTTGGCGATTTGCCCAacttaataaaaataattgagCGAAATTAAATTGattgaaatatttatttgcTGCAAGTGGCACCCCGTGTCGGCTGATCGTCGAGTCTTTAATTCGAATACGTATCTCGACGGGCATTAAATTTGCCACCAGGGCGTCAGAGATGGGGGGGAGGAGGCAGCAAAGTTTTTCCGAGCCCACACCCATCAATCCCCATCAGGACAGACATCCACGTCAAAGTTGCACACTGCGCTTTTATGCAGATAAATTGTCGGTTATATTCTCGCCCCCGAAccaggcccagacccagacctaggaaccagacccagacccaggaACCAGGAACCAGAACCGTTCCCCCTGAAACCTCCTGAACGTTTCGTTTGGTTGCCTTTGCTGCCGCGTCAGTTGTTTTGGGCCAGGCCAAGGGCTTAGGAGGAGGAACACgagatggcgatggcgatgacgATGGCGATGGAGATGGAGCCGGACCGGATCCGAGGCCAGACCTAACCAGAGTGTCGGAGAGAGCTGCCTTTGCCTGATTGTTTCATAAAACTTTTCTGCAGCAAGGCAGGCaactattgttgttgttgctgtttctgttgttgctgtgatttgtgcaaattaatttgcttATAATTTTTACGCTTAGTTAAACACAATTTTGAGTGATTTTCACACAGAGCAAAATGCTTGGGTGCCAAAAAGTTTTCCCTCTTCCGCACAGTGGGCCCGCCCCGGCCCGCACCAGGCTGAATAATTTCCTAAAATGTGAGTATCTAACGTTATTTGAATGGCAATCTATATTAAAGTTGAAACCCCATTTAAATTGGGAGCGAGCCGATGCATTCCCCCGGGTGTAACCGCTTCGACCATTGGCTTCGTTAGCATCGTtggcaaaaacaacaaaaaccaaaaaaacaaaaaaaaaggcacATTTAAATTGTATTTCCGGGCAGCCCACAATCGCATACAGATTTTTCCATCCGCTTGAAcgtttttcatatttttataAATTGCTATAAATTGAGATATTAATACGATACGCGACAAAAGTCACAGGATCCGGGATCCCGGCAGGGAAAAGCTCCAGTTGCCCCTGCCGCTGATGCCCCTCCTGCTGCCCCTCctgctggtgttgttggcCGGTTCGCTGATTCCACTCCGATTCGATGCGAACATGTGGCAAAAACCGTCGAGACATTAAAAAATTGTGTGCGCGCAAGTGTGGCACAAACAAAATGTTCAGTTATTTGTATAAAATGCGTTGCGACAACTTTTTGCGCGCAAGCAGGGCAACATTTGGCCGTAAAGAGTTTGGAGTCGGAGGTTGGAGGTTGGAGTCAAAGAGAGAGACCCCCCCCCATCCCCGCCCCCCTTCAGACGATAATGATGAAGTTTCGCCCAGTCCGGGGCGCCCAGTCTTTAAGCTGAAATTTAAACAAGAGTCTGGGGACAACACACTGCAGTAAATGCGGCCTGTCTGCAGCTTAAGTATTCCatgcacacacgcacacatcgGCTCTCTCCGCACATTTCGTCAGTGGCTTCAATTGGACTGATTTAATTGAATCAGTTTGGTCCGTCTAGGACGAGTATAGTACGCCTCTGTGTCTTTCAATTTACTAgcccccccaccaccaccccaCCCTGTGCCCTTCGTGCCTGTGTTTTTTCGGGTCTACTCTAGACTCTCGcttttccttccttccttctttttttttgtgcacaCGTTTGCGTGCCATGAACGGCATAAAAATCTTGACACAAAGGCCGGGCCGTTGCATACAATTGGGCGCACACAGACCCTCGCTCTAGGGTTGTCTGTGCTGCAGAGACGTGTTGAGGTCGTTGTCATGCACTGATTTTGTATGCAGCAGCCATGACAATCTTGCAGTCCTGCAGTCCTGCAGTCCTTCAGCTTAGATCAATTGAAGATCCATTTTCAAATCAATTTCCCATCTTTGACTACACTCCCTTTGCTCCTTTGTTCCTTTGTTCCTTcgttccattgccattgccaatcCAGCTAAATACCTTTCGACCTCACTGAACTCAGGCACAACTTTCGCTGAGCCATGATAAATACGAGCACAATAGTTTTGCGAAAACTTTCCCTGgccatcgcatcgcatcgcatcgcatcccTTTCTCTGGATTGGAGTATAAATAATGCTAAATAAATTACCACACGCATAGAAAAACAATCATTACACTTGTgagccgggccgggccgggccgagGAAACCAATTTCGATTAGGCAGGGAACAAAAGTGAAACTAACTTTTGCTCCATTCATAAAGCAAATGAGTGGGTGCCAAGGGGGGGAGGAGGTGGgagctctctctttctctccctctctgtgccCAGGCCTAGGCACGTATGAGATTTCTTATTTACGATAAAGAGACACACAAAAAATAGCAAAATagcaaaaacaaagaaaagaaattgtcttgccccatccccatccaccCGGTAATCCCCCTCTTGCCAGACGGTGGAACCATTCAGGCAGAAAAAAGGCAGACAACAGCAGAGACATGGCACAAGAGACCTGGGAGATGGGGAGATGG contains:
- the LOC108153771 gene encoding NADH dehydrogenase [ubiquinone] 1 alpha subcomplex subunit 7, whose translation is MPPSLKHRDVAQFLSKIRDFLLGRRHKTAHRFADTISPRTQPQPDIPSGPFRRLFGNYYYTRDARSAVKPTIDVVQQRRDMLAAKVKAKAAAKAAAEAPKAAPAQPGGKPPPPTPTPPPPKPPSPPKAGGDSDSGFKTPPTPGKKHAWDRSANYRNSC